The DNA window GACACCATTTATGTCCTAGAAGTGTTTTAACTGGGGTATACATACTCTACTTTATATTTGCATGCATATGCCTTCGCTCACATCCGTTGCCTTCTTTGGCATTCCCATGAGGATTGAAAAAATCTCTATCTTTAAGAGTTCTTTATATGTAGAAAACAAAGGCGGGTTAGCGTTTCATAGCGTCGCTCAACTACTTTCTGTGCTGATCCATACCATTTATTTGGTGAGATTTCTTGGGCGATAGCTGCCTGAAACATTCTTTCATGACTTTGATTACCTGGATTAAGACCGCTGGACCATCCCCTCGTTTCAAGTTAGAGTTTAGCCGGTATTTGATCGTCACAACTTCAGTGGCCGATCGGATCCTGAAATGCTGCGCTTGACAGGATCAGCATCCATTGTAGCAGGTAAACTGTTTACTTCGAGAGAAACAAGGATGCTTACTAGGTTCAAGGAGCTTGAAAATGTTTCTGGATATATAATTCTGTATAAGCAACCTATTGAACTACAAAAAGTTAAATTAACATCCTCTCAGGGATAGTATCACGAACGTGATACTACTTAATTAGCTCAATAGCTGCTTTTTTGCGTCTTATAGCAATGCTTATCTGTCGATTATTCATAATGTAATTTGAGTTAGCGCAGTCTGGCGGCCGAATTTGTAGTCCTTAGGTTCGCAGTagcaaaaaatgattcattGGACAAAGATGTTTACAGGCCAACCGAGTACTTCTTTGTGTTAGCTTGTACAGGACATCATAATAGTCTACTCCGCCCTCAATGTACCATATAAATAGCCGTAGAAAGTTCATTGtgccatttttcttgctttttgtgttgtttataaTTTTGCTAGCTCTTCTTGCCTACATGTATCGCTTGCCTTTATTACTCATTTAATCATTTGCTCGCTTTGCTTGTCTTAGTTACTGTTAACGTTATgctttaattacccaagtttgaggtgatGCTGAATAAAGTTGCTAAGTAATATCCCGCGTGGCACATAATACGAGACCGTCAACTACCGAAGCCCAATACAAGTCCTCCAACAGTACAACTGGTGCATCGGCAGATCCGACGAACTCAGCTACAACCACTAAGGACCTCAAAACCAAGGAACGACAACCGGATAGAGATTAGCACTAAGACAAGTTGCAGTGTGAATTTGCATGCTAACGCTTCCGCTTCCTTTGGTTATTTCTATTACTTATCTATAAAATCTCGGAGCAACTTCACTAACATTGTGAGCAGTGAATCGATCGGTGCAATTATCATCAGTCATCGTCTACTGGTTGTTAACAATTACTATCTTTCATTGCCACAATAGATCTGTATATCCACATTCTCAATGGCAACTTCTCTCAAGATCCGGAAAGGGGTCGTGACTCGCCAATTTAATGTGCTAGCCGACGCCCTCAAAAATTATGTCAGTCTGGGTGAAACCGAAATATCCGTCATGGAAGGAGATTTCGCAGCAAAAATGTGCGAAATAGACTCAGCGTTAGTATATATTCGCACTGTACAAACTTCTCTCCAAAAGGCCATTTACGCGTTTGCCGAAACTGTCGACAGCATAGAAATGCCACCAGgaggtgaagaagaaaaacgcgtTTCGGAACACATCGAAAAAGTCAACGCACTCCTTTCCGAAACGGAAACATTTCTCGCGCGTCTTGAGGTGCAAAAACACGTCTTGACGATGAAAATGAGAACTCAAACGGGAGTACAAGTATATCCGGACCCTGGAGTGCAAAATCAGGAAACACCGGTGGGCCGCGTAGAATTACCCAGACTTCCTATCCCAGAATTTAACGGCAAAAGTTGGCAGTGGGACAATTTCTGGGAATTGTTTAAAGCCACAGTACACTCACTCCCGCTCTCAAATTTACAGAAGTTCAATTACTTACTGAGAGCATTAAAGAGAGAGGCACGACAGTCTGCAGAACGCTTTCAAGTGACTGCATCAAATTATCCCCTAGTGTTGGAACACTTGCGGGAAAAGTACGGCAATACGTCTGCAATCATAACTAATCTACATGAAAGATTAGAGACTTGGACTGCATGAAGTACTGACCTCCAGGACCAGTGCAACCTTTTCGACAAGATTTCATCGCTCACTAAGCAGCTCGAAAGCAAAGGAGAGAATCTTGATAGCCCATGGTTATTGTCCAAGATCTTTGCAAAATTCAGGCAAGATATCCAGAGGAGGGtactagagaaaaaagtctcATTACCCGCAGAACAGGTCTGGAATCTCAAGAAACAGATGAAAACGCTTGAAACAGTTATCCGGCAAGAGCAAGAAATTGAACGCAACATGCCGGTGAAAActgagaggaaaaattttccatcGAAACTAAAACCAAATCCTTGGCAGGATAGAAAACGAACGCTGTATTGTTTCTATTGTGAATCGAAGGAACACTGGCCAATATCTTGCACAAAACTTAAACTTCCCAAAGAAAGGGTTGATTTCCTCAAAAAGATGCAGCGATGTCTGGGTTGTGGGTCAA is part of the Necator americanus strain Aroian chromosome V, whole genome shotgun sequence genome and encodes:
- a CDS encoding hypothetical protein (NECATOR_CHRV.G18805.T1), translated to MATSLKIRKGVVTRQFNVLADALKNYVSLGETEISVMEGDFAAKMCEIDSALVYIRTVQTSLQKAIYAFAETVDSIEMPPGGEEEKRVSEHIEKVNALLSETETFLARLEVQKHVLTMKMRTQTGVQVYPDPGVQNQETPVGRVELPRLPIPEFNGKSWQWDNFWELFKATVHSLPLSNLQKFNYLLRALKREARQSAERFQVTASNYPLVLEHLREKYGNTSAIITNLHERLETWTA